From one Rosa rugosa chromosome 4, drRosRugo1.1, whole genome shotgun sequence genomic stretch:
- the LOC133706888 gene encoding uncharacterized protein LOC133706888, which produces MTVGTNPSGSKSGKSFGHEKLRFRNGRVRPVSFICYKEEKGLTYECQGRRVYQIEYESKKISDAGILQLFDVTSCPEKKMHFIFYEKFDRFLFGNWFKNHPNGMRDQHGDIQPWVQDSIRDVMVTIKNMLNRQLLHSGLGDLKNYVIAEGKIKIINIMSSWEDLVDPQELKNGEDVQTLVGKRRLNSLIRKEITSVKKLWQTLLKSDNAWPERDYFLSIFDQNLHPWDVHIEKIITHPFLKTSEGRVKYFSEIYRQHMTDSIPRPDVFYKAIRNHFGKYRGTINSVNMSRQLKALFTSDTYGKPITYGNTILELLRFLRNAYEHRGADFPACDLDREIRKHWPGCLEKLHEKL; this is translated from the exons ATG ACTGTTGGAACCAATCCGTCTGGCTCCAAGTCAGGCAAATCGTTTGGTCATGAAAAATTACGGTTTCGGAATGGTAGAGTGAGGCCTGTTTCATTTATTTGTTATAAAGAAGAGAAAGGACTCACATATGAATGCCAAGGACGAAGGGTGTACCAGATTGAGTATGAGTCTAAAAAGATCAGTGATGCAGGAATCCTGCAGCTATTTGATGTGACTTCTTGTCCGGAAAAGAAAATGCACTTTATCTTCTATGAGAAATTTGACCGCTTTCTGTTCGGaaattggttcaagaatcacccAAATGGGATGAGAGACCAGCATGGGGACATACAACCTTGGGTTCAAGATTCAATTAG GGATGTCATGGTGACCATAAAGAACATGTTGAATCGTCAGTTACTCCATTCAGGACTAGGAGATTTGAAGAACTATGTTATTGCAGAAGGCAAGATCAAGATAATTAACATCATGAGCAGTTGGGAGGACTTGGTCGACCCTCAAGAATTGAAAAATGGAGAAGACGTTCAAACTTTGGTGGGCAAGAGACGCTTAAACTCTCTCATAAGGAAAGAGATAACAAGTGTAAAGAAACTATGGCAAACTCTTTTGAAATCTGATAATGCCTGGCCTGAGAGAGATTACTTCCTCAGTATCTTTGATCAGAACCTACACCC GTGGGATGTTCACATAGAGAAAATAATTACTCACCCATTCTTGAAGACTTCGGAAGGGAGGGTCAAGTATTTTTCAGAGATATATCGTCAGCATATGACTGATTCAATTCCAAGACCTGATGTATTCTACAAGGCCATAAGAAATCATTTTGGTAAGTATCGTGGCACCATAAACTCTGTGAATATGAGCCGTCAGTTGAAAGCACTCTTCACTTCTGATACATATGGCAAACCCATTACTTATGGCAACACCATATTGGAGCTTTTGCGGTTCTTAAGGAATGCTTACGAGCACCGTGGTGCAGACTTTCCTGCGTGTGACTTGGATAGAGAGATTAGAAAGCATTGGCCGGGCTGTCTCGAGAAACTTCATGAGAAGCTCTAA
- the LOC133743693 gene encoding (S)-ureidoglycine aminohydrolase, translating to MNQAFLLILTTLTVSGLINLAVAEGGFCSAAPSIIDSGSDTNQLYWKATNPTLSPSHLQDLPGFTRSVYKRDHALITPESHVFSPLPEWTLTSGAYLITPAMGSHFVMYLAKMQENSQSGLPPNDAERFIFVVQGAVTLTNTSGISQKLMVDSYAYLPPNFHHSIRCDASATLVVFERRRSSLDNLHTEQIVGSTDQQPLLETPGEVFQLRKLIPTSVSYDFNIHIMDFQPGEYLNVKEVHYNQHGLLLLEGQGIYRLGDSWYPVQAGDVIWMAPFVPQWYAALGKTRSRYLLYKDVNRNPL from the exons ATGAATCAAGCTTTTCTCCTCATTCTCACGACACTAACTG TTTCAGGCTTGATCAACTTGGCAGTGGCTGAAGGTGGGTTTTGCTCTGCTGCTCCTTCAATCATCGACTCGGGTTCGGACACCAATCAGCTGTATTGGAAGGCCACCAATCCCACACTCTCTCCTTCTCATCTTCAAG ACCTGCCAGGTTTCACACGAAGTGTCTACAAAAGAGACCATGCTTTAATTACACCAGAAAGTCATGTCTTTAGCCCTTTACCTGAGTG GACCCTGACATCAGGAGCGTATTTGATCACACCTGCAATGGGCTCTCACTTTGTAATGTACCTAGCAAAGATGCAAG AGAACTCGCAGTCTGGACTTCCCCCAAATGATGCAGAAAG GTTCATATTTGTGGTTCAGGGTGCTGTGACCTTAACTAATACTTCTGGTATTAGCCAGAAATTAATG GTGGACTCATATGCTTATCTACCTCCTAATTTTCACCATTCCATTAGGTGTGATGCATCTGCTACCCTTGTGGTTTTTGAAAGAAG GCGTTCCTCTCTGGATAATCTACATACTGAGCAGATTGTTGGTTCAACAGACCAGCAGCCACTCCTGGAAACTCCAGGCGAG GTCTTTCAACTAAGGAAGCTTATTCCAACTTCTGTATCATATGACTTCAACATCCAT ATTATGGATTTCCAGCCTGGGGAATATCTTAATGTGAAG GAGGTGCATTACAATCAGCATGGTTTATTGCTTCTGGAGGGACAGGGCATTTATCGGTTAGGTGATAGCTG GTACCCTGTTCAGGCAGGAGATGTCATTTGGATGGCGCCATTTGTGCCACAGTG GTATGCTGCATTGGGTAAAACTCGGTCACGATATTTGCTGTACAAAGATGTAAATAGGAATCCATTGTAG